One Schlesneria paludicola DSM 18645 DNA segment encodes these proteins:
- a CDS encoding glycosyltransferase family 9 protein, with product MRRLILKSFQSPGDIVMLTATVRDLHAAAPGQFQTDVRTSVDMLWENNPYLTKLNENDPNVESIDMHYPLIHQCNQRPYHFIHGFTQYLERRLDLDIPVTRFAGDIHLSNDEKLQTPPGASFGVPEHFWIIVAGGKFDFTAKWWNPHSYQQVVDNLQGKVTFVQCGEASHWHPPLRGVINLIGKTTPREFVRLMYHADGVVCPVTFAMHLAAAVETKPGRPPRRPCVVIAGGREPAHWEAYPNHQFLSTNGALPCCAEGGCWKSRCQLVGDGDPKDRYDLCTSPAQVSADLRIPQCLDLISPQQVTQSIELYYRGGALSHNENTERTVEVTGTGSDQIKKRHDIVNA from the coding sequence GTGCGTCGTTTGATTTTGAAGTCTTTTCAGTCACCCGGTGATATTGTCATGCTAACCGCGACGGTTCGTGATCTGCATGCAGCGGCACCTGGGCAGTTTCAAACCGATGTTCGCACCTCCGTGGACATGCTCTGGGAGAACAATCCCTATCTCACAAAGCTGAATGAGAATGATCCCAATGTCGAGTCAATCGACATGCACTATCCACTCATTCACCAGTGTAATCAGCGTCCCTATCACTTTATTCATGGATTCACGCAATACCTTGAGCGTCGGCTTGACCTCGACATCCCCGTCACGCGTTTCGCAGGCGACATTCATCTGTCAAATGACGAGAAACTGCAAACGCCTCCCGGAGCATCGTTCGGCGTCCCCGAACACTTTTGGATCATTGTGGCGGGCGGGAAATTTGACTTCACGGCCAAATGGTGGAACCCACACAGCTATCAACAGGTCGTCGACAATCTTCAGGGCAAAGTGACGTTCGTTCAATGTGGCGAAGCCAGCCACTGGCACCCGCCCTTGCGCGGTGTCATCAACCTCATTGGAAAGACAACGCCGCGTGAGTTTGTGCGATTGATGTATCACGCGGACGGTGTCGTCTGTCCCGTCACGTTTGCGATGCATTTGGCCGCTGCAGTCGAGACGAAGCCAGGTCGCCCGCCGCGACGACCATGCGTGGTGATTGCGGGTGGGCGCGAGCCAGCACATTGGGAAGCGTATCCCAACCACCAGTTTCTGAGCACAAACGGAGCCCTTCCCTGCTGTGCCGAAGGAGGTTGCTGGAAGTCACGCTGCCAGCTTGTCGGAGACGGTGACCCCAAAGATCGATACGACCTCTGCACGTCACCTGCACAAGTTTCGGCAGATCTGCGTATTCCCCAATGCCTGGATCTGATCAGCCCTCAACAGGTCACCCAGAGCATTGAACTCTACTACCGCGGCGGAGCCCTCTCGCACAACGAAAACACTGAGCGAACTGTTGAAGTAACGGGGACTGGCTCCGACCAGATTAAAAAACGCCATGACATCGTGAATGCTTGA